The sequence TTGTCCGACGACACCCCCCAGGTCGCTTCCGCGCCGGTCATCGACGCAAAGTGCCCCACCAGGATCGACTCGCCCGCGGCTCCGGCCGGCGTGGCCGACGCCGTCGTCGGCGCGCCCCCGGTGGGTGGAGCCGGCGTGGACGACCTCTCGCAACCTGCCAGGGACCAGAGCACCAAAACGGGGGCCAGCGCAGCCGCGCCGCAGCGCCGCCGAGAACGGATCATGGCAATTCCTCCTGGGCTAGCGATGCGATACGCGACGCGCCGGCACGTGTCAAGGGCCGCCTGCACGGATTCGCGGGCGCCGGCGCCGGCCGCCGCTACCGCAGCCCGCGCACGTGTGTAAGATAGCGTGGCGGCGGGGTCGCCGGCGCTGACTGTCGGCGTCGCCCGCCGTGAGGTGCTGTCGCATGACCCAGGGTTCACCGCCGATCGCCAAGCCGCGCAGCCGCGTGGCCGCGACGTTGAAGGCCCTGGTCCGCGCCCGCGTCACGGCCGGCCTGCTGGTGGTGCTGCCGATTTGGGTCACGGTGCTGCTGGTCCGCTTCGTCTTCGGCGCCATGCGCGACGCATCCCTGTGGGCCGTCCTGGGCGCCCTCGAAAACACGTGGTTTCAGGAACACGTCTTCAAGATCGCGACGCCGAATGAGACGCTGGAGGTCGAGCAGCTTCTCCGCGACCACCCCTACCTGGACTGGGGCCTGGCGGTCTTCTCCGTCCTGCTGACCATCCTGCTCCTCTACGCGATCGGCCTGTTCGCGGCCAACTTCTTCGGCCGCCGCATCATCGGCTGGCTCGAGACCCTGGTGGACAAGGTGCCCCTCGTTAAAACCGTCTACCGCTCGTGTAAGCAGATTCTCAACACGCTGGCCGGCGGGCAGGCGCAGTCGTTTCAGCGCGTCGCGCTCGTCCCCTTTCCCAACGAGCTCACCCGCTCCGTCGGCTTCATCACCAACAACCTGACCGACGCTGTCACTGGCGACGAGCTGTGCTCGATCTTCATCCCCACCACGCCCAACCCGACCACCGGGTTCGTGTTCGTGCTCAAGCGCGCGGACATCATCGAGGTCAACTGGAGCGTCGAGGAGGCGATCAAGGTGATCATGTCCGGCGGTTTGCTCTCGCCCGATTACGTGACGATGGTCGTACAAGCTGCGCGGCGCCCCGGCAGCGCCGCCGGAGAGGTCCACCGCGCATGAACCCACCAGCCCCCGGTTCTGGCCACGCTCCCCGTCGCGGCAGCCGCGTCGGCGCCACGCTCCGTGCCCTGGTCCGCACGCGCGTCACGGCCGGCATCATCACGCTGCTGCCGATCGTGATCACGTTGTGGGTGATCCGGCTGATCTTCGGCTGGATGCGCGACGCGTCGCAATGGGCCGTGCAGGCGTTCCTGCTCAGCCCCGCCGGTCAGCCGTACCTGGAGAAGCTCCGTTTCAATTTCGTCAAGTGGAGCCGCCTCTCGGAGCTGGGCCTGCCCCACCAGGAACAATTCTTCGAGCTGATGCCGTGGCACGTGCAGTGGGGCATCGCCATCTTCTCCGTCCTGCTCACCATCTTTATCCTGTACATCGTCGGCCTGTTCGCCGCCAACATCTTCGGCCGGCGCGCGATCGACATGCTGGAGCAACTGGTTGATCGTGTCCCGCTGATCAAGACCGTCTATCGCGGCCTGAAGCAGATTCTGAGCAGCTTCTCCGGCGACCAAACCAAGACTTACCAGCGAGTCGCCCTCGTGCCGTTCCCGCAGGACCGGATGCGCTGTGTCGCGTTCATCACCAGTACCTTTCAGGATTCCGTGACCGGGGAGGACCTCTGCACGGTCTTCATCCCGACCACGCCCAACCCGACGACCGGCTACCTTCAGGTCGTCCGGCGCAGCGAGATCACCGAGCTGAACTGGAGCGTCGAGGACGCGATCCGCACGATCATGTCCGGCGGGATCCTGCGGCCGGACTTCCTGACCATCCTGCCGAACAAGGCGCTACCCGACGACCAGCCCGGCACGGGCACCCCCGCTGATCCCGGCCCGGCAAGCGGCTGACACGCGCGCCGGGCGCGGTATCATCAACGTCGCGCGGCCGGCCCGGCATGACGCGAGCCACGTCAGCCGGGGTTGGGCGCGCCCATCTCGGAGGAACGGGACATGTCAAGCTCAGACGTATGGCAGCGACGTGGACACGCGGGCAGCGTGGTCCGTATCGCGGGGCTGGCGCTCGGTGCGGCGCTCTTCGCCCTGCTGTGCGGCTGTCCGTACCTCGCCGACGCACTGGCCTACAATCAGACCTTCGAGAACTGGCTTGCCAGCACAGAAAGCTGGCCGGACGTGGCCGTGCAAATCGTCAATGAGACGTCGGCCACCGCGAACGTGCACCTCATCTCCGCCGGCCTCGCTCCAGAGGCCCCTTCGTTCTTGAGTTATGGCGGCGAGGGCGATTCCTATTACCCTCTGCACCAACGCAGTGTACTCATCGGTCCGGACGGCACGGCCACCGGCACGTTGAAGTGCGGCGAGGTGCTTGCCGTCGCAGTCAAAGCACCATTCGATCTGGACGCGGCGATGTTCGTCTACACCACCGACACGAGTGACCCGTACAACCTCTATCTCGAACCCGGCAACTGCGCGCTCGACGGTGTCGGCGTTTCTCCGAGCGCTTTCGCTGGCGACATCTACGCGCTCGTGCGCTACGTGCGCCCGACGGAAGATGGCCTGGATTGCACCACGCAGACGCTGGTCATCACGATCACGGCCGCCGGCAGGCCCAGCGTCGTCAATCCGGACACCGGCGAAGTCATAACGAACGCACGCCTCGGCGCCGCCATCGTGAGCATCGAATAGCTCGCCGCCGCGCGCCCCATCAGAACCCCGAGCGGCAGCGAGCGGGTCCGCGCAGCGCGCCCGCCATCCTCGGCTGGTCGCACACAGACGCGACCTGCCCTACCCCCCACTTTTCTCCCGCCGCACACGCCGCCAATGATCCACCGACAGCACCACGAGGACCAGAACGCACAACCCCTTCCAGACCAGCAGCCACCAGGGTTTCCACCACGCACCCGTGTGAGCCTCGACGAGGTCGCTGACGCCGAACGCGCACAGCGTCACCGCGGCCTGCACGCAGCGCACCCGCAGCAGGCCAGCCTGCCGAATCGCCGTCACCGCAAAACCCAGGCCCATGACAATCCACACCCCAGCTTCAATGCGGTTGGCCAGTACAAACTCGTCCATGGCCGCCGCTCTCCTTCCATTCTCTTGCCCCGCGCCCCAGCCTGTCCCGCTTTATCACCTTCTCACGTGATCACTTCATCACCCCGCCGGAAGGCTGACGGCTATTCAGCTCGTCAATTCCGCCTCAACCCGCTCACACACGTAGTGATACGCCAGCGCGTGTACTTCCTGGATCCGGTCACTCGACTTGTGCGGCGCCCGGAACACATGCTGACACAGCCCCGCGAGCTTCCCGCCGGTCTGACCCGTGAAGCCAATCACAGTCGCCCCCCGTTTCGCCGCCAGCTCCACCGCCCTCAGCACGTTCGGCGAATCGCCGCTCGTGCTCAGCGCCCATACCACGTCGCCGGCCTGCACCAGCCCTTCGACCTGCCGCGCGAACACGCGTTCGAACCCGAGATCGTTGCCGACCGCCGTCAGCGTCGATGTGTCCGTGCTCAGCGCTATCACCGGCAGCGCCTGTCGCTCGCGCTTGAAGCGCCCGAGCAGTTCCCCCGCGATGTGCTGCGCATCCGCCGCACTGCCGCCGTTGCCTAGCGTGTACACCCGCCGTCCGCCGCGCAGGCACGCCACGATCGCCGCCGCGATACCGTCTAGCACGGCCCCCTGCTCCGCCAGCGCGGCCACGACTTGCTGGTGTTCGCGCAATATGGTCGGCCAATCGCGGCTCATCGCGTCTCCTGCGTCTTGCCATTCAAGCAGCCCGCGATCCGCTGCATCTCGCGCGTCGTGTTGTACCCCTCGACGAGCTGCACGAGCACCACGCGTCCGCCGCGCGACTCGACGAATTCCTGCCCGACGACGTTGCCGGTCCAGTCCGCGCCTTTCACGAGCACGTCGGGGCACACGTCCGCGACGATGCGCGCCGGGTCGGGCTCCCCGAAGATGACGACATAATCAACCGATTCCAGACCGGCGAGCATGCGCGCCCGGTCGGCCTGCGTGCGAAACGGTCGGCCGTCACCCTTGCCCTGCGCGCGGACGGAGGCGTCGCTGTTGAGCCCGACGACCAGCACGCTGCCGAGCGCCTTCGCCTTCTCCAACAGCTCGACGTGCCCGGGATGCAGGATGTCGAAGCAGCCGTTCGTGAACACAATCGTCTCGCCGCGTTGCCGCCGGGCGTCCAGTTCCCCCTTCAATTCCACCACGCTCCGCAGCTTGCCGCGCCCGCGTCCGGCCCCGTGCGTCAGCTCGTCGCGCACTTCCGCCTGCGTGATCGGCACGCACCCGAACTTGCTGACCTCCAGCCCGCCGGCCACGTTCGCCAGCATCGTCGCCTGCTCGAACGTCGCCCCCGCCGCGACCGCCACCGCGAACATCGCGAGCACCGCATCACCAGCGCCCGTATTGTCGTAAACCGCGCGCGGCGTCGTGGGGAAGCGCTGCGCCGGATGGTCTTGCCGCAGCAGTAGCGCCCCATCGCGCCCCAGCGTGACCAGCAGCCCGTCGAGTCTGTACCGCCGCATGAGTTCCAGCCCGGCGGTTTCCAGCTCCGCGTCTGTCACACGCCCGCCCCACGCGATCTCCAGCTCCGCCCGGTTCGGCGTCAGCAGCGTCGCGCCGGCGTAACGCTCCCACACGGGCGCGCGGGCCGGATCGACGCACACCGGCTTGCGTTGCTGCCGCGCTGCGGTGATGATCGCCTGGCACGTCCCCGGCGAAAGCACGCCCTTGCTGTAATCCTCGAGGCAGACGACATCAACGGCCGCCAGATGCCGCCGGACGTGCTCCAGCAGTCGCTGCTCATCCTCCGCCGCCGGCGGCCGCACGACTTCGTCGTCCACCCGCAGGATCTGCTGGCGGTGGCGGTGTTCCGCGAGGCCGATCATGCGTGTCTTCGTGATGGTCGGCCGGTCGTTCACCCGCAGCAGTCCCGACGTATCGCAGCCGGCGTCACCGAGCGCCTTATCGACGCGGTCACCGAACGTGTCTTTGCCGAGCAATCCGCAGCAGACTACGTGCGCGCCGAGCGCAACCACGTTCAGCGCGACCGAGCCGGCCCCGCCGACACGATCCTGCCGCTCGATGACCCGCAGCACGGGCACCGGCGCCTCGGGGCTGACCCGCTCGGCGTCGCCGAAGACGTAGCGATCGAGCATGAAATCGCCGACCAGCAGAATCCGCCGTCCGGCGAAGCGTTCGACAACGGCAAGCAACTCAGTCTGCATGCGTGTTCCTGGTTCCGCGCCGCCAGTATACCCGGCGCGTCATATCTGCGGGATCGTCCGGCGAATCTCGTCCAGCAGCGCCCGCGTCCCGTGCGCATCGCACCAGCGGTGAATGTAGTCCCAGTCAAGCCGGTCCTGTTGCACGGCAATCACGTTTCGGGCGTCGTCGTAGTCCTTGCCGCGTCGCGCTAACTGCGCCCAGTAGAGCTTTGTGACGATCACGTCCTCCGCTGTCGGCAGATACACTTCGCGTCCCAGAAACGGCTCGCGGCGACGGCGTGCAAAACGCGCCTGATCGTGCGGATCCTCACCCAGCAGAAACAACTCGATCTTGAAGCGCGAGCCACGCACCTTCACGATGTAGCGTGACGTCGCGGTGACCGTCTCGAATGACATCTGCGGATCGAGCTGGAAATCCGTGCCCAGCTCGCCGCGCAACTTAGCGATGCCGCCCGGCGGCAGTTGCACCACGATATCCGCGTCGTGCGTCGACCGCGCCACTCCGTATGCGTTGGACGAAAACGACCCAACCAACATGTACGGGATGCGGGCCCGCTCTAGTGTCTCGATCATCTGCACGACCGCAGCGTTGCTCGTCATCAGGCCGCCCCCAGACGCCGGGCAAGCCGCAACCGTTCTTCGAGCAGTTCCTCGACGCGCGCCTCGTCCGCATCCGGGTGTTGAAAGCGGATTCCGTCGCGCATGCGCTCGCAGACGTCGTCGAATAGCTCGCCGCCGAGGCGCATCTTCTCTTCCGGCGACATCTCGCGCGCCCGCGAGACCTCGCCACGGAACAGGTCGTCCGTGAGTGCCCGCATCGGTTCCATGGCTCAGCTCCGCCTCGATTCTACCCGGTTCGGGCGGGTTACGCAGCGCAAGCGCGGGTGCGCAAGCCGTCTCAACCGACAAGTTCCTCCGGGTCCAAAGGCGGCGTGGGTGCGGTCGAGAGCAGCGCCTGCCAGAGCCGCGTCAGGTCCGCCTGGCTGACCCCGCTCAAGAGCAAGTCATCCGTAGCGCGCGCGTTCGACAGGATTATTCTCACACTGCGCCAGCCGTGCACAACCACGCATAGCAGTCCGGGAGCGATCGGGTAGTCGTGAATCAGTGGTGTGCGCCGCAGGAACCCGTATCTGAGCAGTTGTAGCCGCCCGGGGGCCGCCCGGAGATAGCGTGGGCGAATGGCGAAACCCCAAAACAAGACCGCCAGCACAACGAGCACAGCGACCAGTTCTGCCCAATACCGTCCGATGACAGGTGGTATGCCACTCCGGGCAGATGCCGTCAGGCCCACCGCCAGGAGGAGGAGAAACAAGAGTGCGCCCATATTGATCTGCGTGAGCGTGCTGATTCGTGACTGACCCACGACCAGGGGTTCGAACCGAAGGTCACTCCGAGCAGGTAGATCAAACGCTCCCATGCATACGAGCGTCGCCGGGTCCGTCACGGAACTCCGCAGTGTCTTGCGAATCTCGTCGAGGCTGGGCGGCAGGTCCACGAACCACCACCGGCTGGCAATCCAGCCGCCCGCGTGATCTCTGTCACTCTCCTCGTACTCCTCCAGCCAGCGTCGCCGACGCATGTTGAATTTGCGCCGCGCTACCGTCTCAGCGATTGCAGCAACCACGAATAAGCTCGGGAAGCCGATCTGATAGAGCGTGTTCGCCCATGCAAACCGAAATGGCGCCGGCGCGATGAGGAGCCAGACAAACACCCAGACCGTGCACAACATGCGCACCGGCAATGGCGACACCTTCGGCGGCGGCACTCTCACGACGCGCGGCGGTGACCGCGCGCTCGTGTCCGTGCCCGCCGAAACTTCAACCCCGCTCATGCAGCGTGTCCTACACGGCCGCGCATACCTGCTTCGCCGCGCTCGTCAGGTCTGTCGCCGGCAGAAGCTGCGGCAGGTTCGCCTCTTTCAGCACCTTGCGGGCCTGCTCGACGTTCGTCCCTTCCAGCCGCACGACCACCGGCACGTTGAAGCCCACCTCGCGGCCGGCCTTCACCAGCGCCTGCGCGATCACGTCGCACTTCGCGATCCCGCCGAAGATGTTGACCAGCACCGCCTTCACCTTCGGGTCCGCGAGAATGATGCGAAACGCCTCCACCGCCGCGTCGCACGTCACGCTGCCGCCCACATCCAGAAAGTTCGCCGGCTCGCCGCCGTGCAGCTTGATGATGTCCATCGTCGACATCGCCAGCCCGGCCCCGTTCACCAGGCAGCCGATGTTTCCGTCGAGCGCGATGTAGCTCAGGTTGTGCTCCTTGGCCCGCAGCTCCGACGGGTTCTCCTCGCTCTCGTCCGCCAACTCGGCAATGTCCGGGTGCCGGAACAGCGCCGCGTCGTCAAAGTTGAACTTCGCGTCGATCGCCATGATCTCGCCCGTCGGCGTCTGCACCAGCGGGTTGATCTCGGCCAGCGTGCAATCCTTTTCCACGAACAGCCGCGACAACTTCAGCATGATGTCCACGGCGGTCTTCGCCTGCAGCCGCTGCAGCCCAATCGACTCCGCCAGCGCCCGCGCCTGGAACGTCTGCAGGCCCAGATGCGGGTGGAACCACGCCTTCTTGATCGCATCCGGGCTGCGGGCCGCAACCTCCTCGATCTCCACGCCTCCCTCCGCGCTCGCCATGATCACCGGGCACCGCCGCGCCCGGTCAACCACCACGCCGAGGTAGTACTCCTTGGCGATATCGACCGCCGCCGCCATCAGGATCTTGCGGACCCTCACGCCCGTCGGCCCAGTCTGCACCGAGACCATCGGATTGGCGAACATCCGCGTCGCGTGCTCGGTTGCCTCGCGCGCCGAGCCGACCAGCTTCACATAGCCCGCCTTGCCACGTCCGCCCGCGTAAACCTGGGCCTTGACGACCACCGTCTCGGCCGCCAAGAGCCGGAACGCCTTCGCGGCCTGCTCGGGGGCGTCGATGACCTGACTCGCCGGCACCGGAATCCCCGCCGCCTGCAGCAGGGCCCGCGCCTGGTACTCGTGAATCTTCATAACTCAGGGGCTCCGTGAAACCCGGCAGCCGTCCCAGCGGGCCGCCGGCGAGCAGTGTATCCGGCCCGACCGGGCAGCG is a genomic window of Phycisphaerae bacterium containing:
- a CDS encoding DUF502 domain-containing protein — encoded protein: MTQGSPPIAKPRSRVAATLKALVRARVTAGLLVVLPIWVTVLLVRFVFGAMRDASLWAVLGALENTWFQEHVFKIATPNETLEVEQLLRDHPYLDWGLAVFSVLLTILLLYAIGLFAANFFGRRIIGWLETLVDKVPLVKTVYRSCKQILNTLAGGQAQSFQRVALVPFPNELTRSVGFITNNLTDAVTGDELCSIFIPTTPNPTTGFVFVLKRADIIEVNWSVEEAIKVIMSGGLLSPDYVTMVVQAARRPGSAAGEVHRA
- a CDS encoding DUF502 domain-containing protein, whose protein sequence is MNPPAPGSGHAPRRGSRVGATLRALVRTRVTAGIITLLPIVITLWVIRLIFGWMRDASQWAVQAFLLSPAGQPYLEKLRFNFVKWSRLSELGLPHQEQFFELMPWHVQWGIAIFSVLLTIFILYIVGLFAANIFGRRAIDMLEQLVDRVPLIKTVYRGLKQILSSFSGDQTKTYQRVALVPFPQDRMRCVAFITSTFQDSVTGEDLCTVFIPTTPNPTTGYLQVVRRSEITELNWSVEDAIRTIMSGGILRPDFLTILPNKALPDDQPGTGTPADPGPASG
- a CDS encoding SIS domain-containing protein; translated protein: MSRDWPTILREHQQVVAALAEQGAVLDGIAAAIVACLRGGRRVYTLGNGGSAADAQHIAGELLGRFKRERQALPVIALSTDTSTLTAVGNDLGFERVFARQVEGLVQAGDVVWALSTSGDSPNVLRAVELAAKRGATVIGFTGQTGGKLAGLCQHVFRAPHKSSDRIQEVHALAYHYVCERVEAELTS
- a CDS encoding bifunctional heptose 7-phosphate kinase/heptose 1-phosphate adenyltransferase, encoding MQTELLAVVERFAGRRILLVGDFMLDRYVFGDAERVSPEAPVPVLRVIERQDRVGGAGSVALNVVALGAHVVCCGLLGKDTFGDRVDKALGDAGCDTSGLLRVNDRPTITKTRMIGLAEHRHRQQILRVDDEVVRPPAAEDEQRLLEHVRRHLAAVDVVCLEDYSKGVLSPGTCQAIITAARQQRKPVCVDPARAPVWERYAGATLLTPNRAELEIAWGGRVTDAELETAGLELMRRYRLDGLLVTLGRDGALLLRQDHPAQRFPTTPRAVYDNTGAGDAVLAMFAVAVAAGATFEQATMLANVAGGLEVSKFGCVPITQAEVRDELTHGAGRGRGKLRSVVELKGELDARRQRGETIVFTNGCFDILHPGHVELLEKAKALGSVLVVGLNSDASVRAQGKGDGRPFRTQADRARMLAGLESVDYVVIFGEPDPARIVADVCPDVLVKGADWTGNVVGQEFVESRGGRVVLVQLVEGYNTTREMQRIAGCLNGKTQETR
- the sucC gene encoding ADP-forming succinate--CoA ligase subunit beta, with protein sequence MKIHEYQARALLQAAGIPVPASQVIDAPEQAAKAFRLLAAETVVVKAQVYAGGRGKAGYVKLVGSAREATEHATRMFANPMVSVQTGPTGVRVRKILMAAAVDIAKEYYLGVVVDRARRCPVIMASAEGGVEIEEVAARSPDAIKKAWFHPHLGLQTFQARALAESIGLQRLQAKTAVDIMLKLSRLFVEKDCTLAEINPLVQTPTGEIMAIDAKFNFDDAALFRHPDIAELADESEENPSELRAKEHNLSYIALDGNIGCLVNGAGLAMSTMDIIKLHGGEPANFLDVGGSVTCDAAVEAFRIILADPKVKAVLVNIFGGIAKCDVIAQALVKAGREVGFNVPVVVRLEGTNVEQARKVLKEANLPQLLPATDLTSAAKQVCAAV